The proteins below are encoded in one region of Spirochaetota bacterium:
- a CDS encoding DUF4140 domain-containing protein, whose translation MKKAILVIMMIVISSTVIFAQTVKPEITKVIVYYDCAQVKKEARLNLHKGENLIVIDLLHGCISAPEKIGRM comes from the coding sequence ATGAAAAAAGCTATATTAGTAATAATGATGATTGTTATAAGCTCAACAGTAATTTTTGCACAGACAGTTAAACCTGAAATTACTAAAGTTATTGTATATTATGATTGCGCACAGGTGAAGAAAGAAGCAAGGCTGAATTTGCATAAAGGTGAAAATCTAATTGTAATTGATTTACTGCACGGGTGTATCAGCGCACCGGAGAAGATTGGAAGGATGTAG